From Rhododendron vialii isolate Sample 1 chromosome 7a, ASM3025357v1:
TCACTGGATGTTCAGCACCTTCTTCTACGCTAAAAATACCACTGTTGTTGGTAATGTCGGTTTTGACATAACCAGGGCATACACAGTTGATGCGGAAAGTTGGATACTTCTTGGCCAGAATTCTTGTGTATGCGTTCATAGCTGCTTTGGATACTTTATAAGCAGAGTGAAAGGCGGGCCAACCTTTGCTTTCTAATGAATTCTCCATGAAATCTTGGAGAAACTCGTTTAGTAACTCATGTATTGTATCTTCGGTGAGGGTTTCAGCATCATTCAATACTCCTTGAACCCGTTCGCTTGGTATAAACTGAAACAGCAACATGAGAGATAACAAATAAGGGCATGTACAATTGGTTTTaacaagttcaaaattttgacaGCAAAATATCTGCCAGCGTATTTTGGATACGGCCATGCAAGCGATTTTAAATTTATTATGCATCATCTTGATGAGTTTACCGACATTCTTATCATTGATCAGATAGCCGGAATCTTTTGACAGAGACTTAGAACGTGATTTCAAGTATTTATGATTCCATAGCTTGAAACAATTTGAAATATAGAAGTTCTTCCTAATTTCCTACTCAAGCGGGAATCACTTTTCCAGACTAAATAAGGAATGGAATCCCACATCAACCATGGGAGTCTCACATGCCTAAGAATGTAATCGTTAACAGTAATTCACTGCGTATATTTATTCCGAAACTGCAATTTGAGACAAGTAAGATTAACTATGAAAGGCTACAATAAGTTTACAATTATGGCAAGAAAATATGGGATGTTTCCAAATCTTGCTTATGTTTATGCAAACTAACTTCATTTTAATTAGTCTATCATCATTCATTTGGGTCTTAACGATTCTACCGTTTGAAAAGGATTGGAGAATTTGGAACCCGGAATGACTATCGATTACCTGTCCAAGTTGGAAACCCACCTACTTCAAATTAATCATTTACAAAAGTAGATGAGTTCACATAACATAAAATCTGATAAGTTCCCTCATGAAACCAGCCGCTTGAATAACCGACACTAGCAATTTGATAAACATCCCTTCGCTCTGATTCTTGTCATCCAAACATAGCTACTTCTGGTTTTAGCAAAAGATATAAGCACCCTAGTCTAACATGAGAGAAAATTCCTTTTGGTGGGAGATTCAGACTCATTATGAAGTTAATCTTCTGCAATGAACTCCAACAGCTCAATTTCTCGAGTCAAAACTGAAAGCTAGTAATGCCTGTATATAAGTTCAATCTCAAAATCTTCGATGAGGGTTAGGCAGGTCTTGTACCTTTAGCTTTCCCAAGCTAGAAGAAACATTGACAATCCTTGGCGAATCCGATAACTGGAGGAGGGGAAGAAATGCTTCAATCATCCTTTTTGCTCCATAGTAGTTTGTTTCCAAACATTCCAGCGCCCCCTCGTAAGTCTGAGTCATCAACTCATTCCAATTTATTTGGTTCCAATTGGTAGACTGCATAGAGTGAGACAATTCAGTAAGGACAAGTATTTTTAAAGGGACTTATAGTGAAAGAATAATAATACTACACTGTCCACTCCCCAGTGTATTCACTAAGGATTATATTTCCGATGAGTATTCCGTATAGACTTTAACAAATGTAGTCTCCTCAAATATATAGTCCAATCCGATGCTTATATTGTCAAACAAATGGCCCTAAGTGCCGATTACTCATGACAATTCTATGTCAGAAGGGAATGCGTACTTCATCATGCCTTTTATGTTAGAGACTCAGAAAGGAAATAGAAAATGTGTAAGACTCACCGGATTAGCAAGAGCAGCAGCAGCCCCTGAAGCATGGAAAGCATCCCAATCCATCACGACCCCACTAATCCCAGCATTGTTCACCTGCCACAGTCCAAGCTCTCTAAATGAAAGAATCAAagttctttaattttattttctcatgcATGTTGAAGAAATTGTAAGTGAATTATACACCATTTAGAAGGAAATATATTCCATCCACATAACCAAATATGCTTATCAAACCATTGGATGCTTCAATTTCTTCACATAAATATTAATtacagaaagaaaaagaaaaagactacCATGAGTAGCAACTAGGTATTCCCCATGTCACTTCtgtaaaaaaagaatttgatttagctCATGAAAAAGCCTTTAAAACCtagtttttgtttcaaaataataataataattttaagcTCATTCGGGGTTTCTTTTTAATGGTGAAAAAGCAAATAGCCAGAAGGCCCGACATGCCATTGAGTTCAAATCAATACATTTGCATAAGAAATATTAGAATATGCTTCTCAATAACCTTTTAATCAATATCAGCGATTTCATAAATACCATACCAAATCCCATCAATCGAATCACTTTTtgaggatcaaaaaaataaaaatcacttTTCAGATAAATACGAGACATCTAAGTCAAGCAAGTACACagaaaatcaataaaaagtaaaaaggaaaaaaatgagaactGGGATTCAACAATACCAAGATTATAATGCCtgtttatttaccaaaaaaaaaaaaacaataccaaGATATCAAGCTTCCCAAACTGGTTCTTGACAAAATCAGCAAGGGAAGCAATACTAGATGGGTTAGCCACATCAAGCTGATGAAACACCACAAGATCAGTGAGTCCAGACCCTTTGAGTTTCTCCAGAGCTTCTGTACCCCTTTTCTCATCTCTGGCTGTCAATACAACCGTGATTCCATTCGAAGCTAATTGCCTACAGATTTCAAATCCTATTCCCTTGTTTGCCCCTGTAACGACTGCATACCTACACAGACAAGAAACCAGAAAGGTGGTGTCTGTTAGATTCTCTGGTTACTAGCACCAGGGAGAGAGTGAAAAGGAGAGGTTTTGCTGCATTCATACTCAAGTATACCTGTTTGCTGCTGCTGTGCTGGTGACAGTTTCTGCCATGGCGGAAAGGATGGGGTGTGCGTGGCAGAAGAATGTTTTACCGATTTTCCTTTACACGTTTGACTAAAATAATGAATattgatggaaaatgattttcccactttttttttttttttttgttaacgccacttttttacaagtacatatttttgtaccaaaaatacacttgcaggagagtggCGCTAAataaaaagggagtgacaaaatcagcagccataTTAATTTGAGAAAATCTTCTTAACAGAGGATTCCGTGAACAGTTGTTTACGATGGTGAATCGCGACCATCCAagagtattttggacggtccagatgttaataaaactttttcggaGCCGAAAAAAGTTTCATGTAAATCCGGATGGTCGAGATCGCTCGGCTACATGAACTGCATATTTACAGCGGCTCCGTGAATAACTATCTTGATTGATTTTCTATGTGTAGAGCAAAATTAGCAAGATCCAAGCTACAAAGACGTGACTCTTTTTGGTGTCTTTATTCTAGACTTCTTCAATATGGGGTTAGcgtggaaaaaaaatcatatatggCGTTCTCCGACTCCGTGAATAACTCTATCTTGATTGATTTTCTATGTGTGGAGCAAAACTAGCAAGCTCCAAGCTACATAGGCGTGACTCTTTTTGGCGTCTTTTTTCTAGCTTTTTCAATATGGGgtttttatggaaaaaaaagtCATATATGGCATTCTCCGTGAATAACTCTATCTTGATCACTCTCAATCttaccgtccaaaagtatttttgatGATCTGGATTTTGATAGACTCTTATATGGAAGAGTTTACCTCTTCATtagaaaagttttttaaaatctggaccattaattgcCGAGACGAACGTTTAGAATGAGTGTTGCGGTGGAAGAGCGTTAAAACAGAGCGATGGGTAGCACCGCTGTTCTCATTAAAGAGGCAGCACTTCCCATCTATTGGGATTAAATTAAAGTTGCTGGAAAACAAAACGAGGGATTAAGTTCAAAAATCCAATGACTATACTGGGAACTAAAATCAGTTACAATACTTCATTACAACAACGGTACCGCTATTTTGCTTTTACCAATCTAGGCTGGAGCTGGTACTACAGTTTTACATAGTGATTAACCACGAATGCATAAATGGCTGCAGAAAATCGGGTGAGAGTCTGCAGCGAAAAAATCCTTcacggagagagagacgatATGAACTCTATTTCTCATGAACAAGAGGGCTGTAGACAGGAAACCACATGTTGTGTTTGACATGTTCCACCGTCGCCTCCTGCATCCAAAGTGATCAAACCACAGAtgaataataagaaaaaaaactcggTGTCTGGTCTTATTCTCATTCTCTTTGTCGTGTTTTTCGAAACCTGAAAAAAACTAAACTTGTGAAAACACTAATCTATTTAATACCTTTATTATTCTAAATGTAAAAACATTTTTATGGACTTTTGGGAGTATTTTTCCGTTTCTTCATGAGAAGCGGTTTGTCTCTACAAAACTTCTCAGAAGAAAAAAGTTTTCTGCATTTCCAGGATATAGAGAACagaaaaccaataaccaaaatgacTGTGATTGTCAAATATCAAAGCAACTTTTTCTCATCTACTGTCCTCCTGCATGTAATGCCATGGCCGGTTTTAACCAAGAAAAAAAGGGATGCAATTTGCTTGAAAGAAAGTTGAAATCTATCCATACTTTTGACATCTGCCGGAGCTCTCTGGGTCCTATATCACCATGACCTTCTGCCAATTCTTCAGCAACAGCTGCTCGGATAACAGCAGCTCCAACCTCGGCTGTTATATCTCGAATACTGCAAGCCACAGAAAAAAACCAATTAGCGCAGATTCTTTCACCTTTATCATTCTTGTTTCATTGGAGTTCCCAAATGCCGGAGAAAGTTTTCTTCAACAAGTGTAAAACGCCAAACCATATCCTATAGTCTCCCTCACTTTTACAAGACCCGGTTGCGCATATACGATAACTAGGAAACAAAACAAGATTATAGCACTAGAAGGAAACACCCAAATGTAGGATGTTTATCTGGATATTTCAAAACGATGAGAAAGAAATTTGATTAGCATACCTGTACAGTCACGATAATTGGAAAAGGTTCGGAGGTTTACATACGTTTAGGTGTATACAGATATATGAGCTAGTGTCTAATTGACTCCATCAAATAATTCAAGTGTTAAATATAAGGAaaaataaccaaaggataagaACACCACCTCCCAATAGGTGGATACAGAACACCCCTCTGGATTTCTTCGTCTGTCATATATGAAGCAAGGCTGCAGAGGGGAAAAAACATTACCAATACTGGCTGCAGAGGGGGCAAAAACATCcaaaactcttttcctttttccattaAGAAGTAGAGAAaacataaattttatttaattaattcaGCAATAAGCCAATAACTACACAAGCCACAAGACCAATAACTTAGAGAAGGGGCGGTAAGATCATCCAGAGAGTAGTACTTGTATATGCTGCGTGTGTGCACACATACCCTGTTATTCCACCAAGGATAGCACTATCCTAAACAAGGGCTGCATTCACTTACTCATTGTCAAGTTATTGAGCATAGAATGTAACCAATAAAAGCCAACAAGATCATATGTTACAGCATTTAGCAATAAAGGCCTTCCTTACCCTGCAGATTGCACAATAATGGGATACTTGACAAAATAGAATTGTGTCAAGAGAGGATTTCAGAATGGACATGCACAGAATGTTGTATATGTCCAAAGCTTTTTATTTGTGTTGTTTCATATCCTTTTCCTTCTCGCAATCCTAATTTTCATTTCCCACCAAATGGAGGCCCTTTGGTCTCTCACATCGTATGATCAGATTTGCATGAGACGGTCTACAACCACTTTAGCACAGTGTTCGTAAAATCGAAATAAGCGTGAGACAATCTACCACCACTTTAGCACAGTGTCAAAACAATTACAAGGTGAAGGTCCGAAAACCAGAATAAAGAAATtacacaacaatccaaatttTGGAGTTCAAAACATAGTTTATGCACATGGTGTGTGAGCATCTCCAGGAGCCAGTCGCCTGTGGCTATTATGGAACAATAGCAATTTAGTGGTATCACTCTCTGAAATGAGTGTAATTAGCTATGTTAGAACAAATTTAAGTGGTTGAATGTTTAATATATACCATTCAGACGCTGCTTGCAACATTCCATCTGAAATCAAACGAGCACCTGAGAGAAGAGCTCCCAACCCAATCCTGAATCAACAAGAAAAAGTTTCAGATAGTTGTGACAAAATTAGACACACTATCAGCGATGTGAAAATTAGCACTAACCCAGGAAACAGATACATGTTATTTGCTTGATTTACATGGCCTATTTTTCCATTCCCTGTCAAGAAGTATACCAATTGTGAATGCAAGAATAATTGGATATACATACACCAAGGAAGACAGGTACATAGAGTGTTTGGTTGCATTCGCTACATAATGAGAGAGCCGAGTTAGACCGGTTAATCATTGATGTGCCAAAAACAACCTCCACCACAAGTTACCAGGTAGAGACAGAAACCATACCAAGGTCAACATTTTTGAACGGGCTACCACTTGCAAAAACTATATTTTCTCCAGCATGCTTGAAAGCATCAACAGCAGTGCATTCAGCTGTTCGAAGTCACATAGAGAGATGACGTTCAAAAGAAAATGGGAAGTTCCATATCTAAATACGGAACTCAGAGGTCTTGTAGAAACAAACCATTCATTGTGGGATTTGACATAGCAAAAATGGCAGGTTTAGTAGAATCTGATTCTCGCATGGCTTTGAGCACCTAATGTAAATGTGCACAATAGAGATAAGGACTGTTATAATAGAAGATATAGTACACTTAACCAAGTTCAAAAAACGCAATGATATACAGTATACAGCAAAAACTGGATAACACTCTGCCTTTGTTGTGCTTGGTGTCTTACCACTAGGCACTAAGAGAGAATGGGTTTAAAAAGACACAGGTAGCCACAGGTGAGCTCTTTGGCAAGAGAGGATGAGGAAATTAGGAGGAAACAGATGAAGAGTAGAGCAGTAAAACGGTTGTTCAACAGGGAGGGCTAGTCTTGTaacaagagaaagaaaatgattgTTGTCAGGCATACACAGATGAGGAATGACTTGTAAACTTTTTTATCCAACTATTGCCATTATCATCGACTAACCAATTAGTAcacaacaaaccaaaccaacatGCCTTTCCAAACAAATTTAAGCGAACTTCTCTAGTTTATTATGCTTCATTTAAATATTAGACTTACGGACAAAGCAACAGCTCGGAAAGCAAATCGCTCACATCGAATCCaagtatctttttctctcttcaataaCAGGTCAGGAAAGTAAGAATGTAATACGAAAAAATGACAAAGCAAACTGAAGGGCTTGCCCACCTCCTCATTGAAGACACCACCAACTCCAGACAAACCAAGAAGCACATGAGGCTTGACCTTCTTAACCTGAACAAAATTGATTCctgattattggtttgtcttgaTAATGGAAGTACATACAATTTTGTGAAATAACATACATGAGTATAAGAAGCAAGCTAAATGGCAAAAGCTATCTTTTCCACATAACATCAACTTATAGCAGCCTTGTACTAACAGACTAAACAACACCGCTGTTAAATTTACCACTTCAATGAGGTTAGCTCCCTCCATAAGTCCCAATTCCTCAATCTCTGCAGGAGCTTTGGCAAATGGTGCGGCTGCTGGATCAATAACCTTCCTTGCGTTTGTGATGAGACCCTGCATTACACCAATATTCTAGAATAAGAATAAAGCATAACTCAAGTGAATGACTTTCTGAAAAAAGCGACTGAAATGATAAGTTTCAATCTGGCATATTATGAATTGTTCTTATTGTTCCAATGCAGTTCTTTCCACATCTCATTTAGTTAGATGCAGTTGCATAGTTTATTACTTTACTTTGTTGAGAGATGTAAAGATCCATGTCATTGTAAGTCAGTAACATTGTAAAAAAATCTCCAAGACAGTATGATTAAGTCATAAGTACCAAGTAATACATAAAACAAGCTATAGAGATTGACATTATGAACAATAACTGGCACAAAGTAAAGTGTAGCACCACACATCTTTGTCAAGAAGGAAAAACTGAGGATTTGCATCTGCTCCTGCCATTCTTTTTACAGCCTGTACAGCCATGTTAAGGACGCCAAGCCCTGCACTGAAATCCAGAAAACGAATCAGAAGATGCATCTCACAGCTGCCATTACCAACCACCTAAAATCATGAAGAAAACACATAAACCAGGAGAATTGTTTATTACAGGTTGAACTTCCTCACTACCTTCCTGCTCCAACTACAACTATCTTTTGGTTTGCAAAGTCGGCCAATGGCCAGCCTTGTGTCCTTACAGTTCCAAGCAGTCCTGCCAGTGCAACACCAGCAGTTCCCTATACAGCATGACAACAAGTGACATAAATCTCACTGTCGTATAGCACTTTGTTTCTTATTATACTTCTCACTATACTTATGAAGAATAGCAGATAAAGCACCAAGTACTCACCTGTATGTCATCATTGAACATGCAAAACCTTTTTCGATACCGTTGCAATGTTTCAAAAGCCCACTTCATTTGGAAATCCTCAAACTGAGAATATTCGCCAAACATAAATTTATCAGTGTGATCTTGGTTGTAAATAAAACTAGGTGTCATATTCCTGAAAGAAATAGACCTGCACAATAGCCTTGGGCCAACGAGTATGAACTGCCTCCATAAATTCATCAACAATTGATAGATACTCCTCTCCTTCCAACCGAGGTTCACGCAGACCTAAATCTGCCAAACTAACATTATGTGAAAATAAATCCTTGTGAAATTTGCtgcaaacaaaaatagtttcaTGAGCATTTGTCCACTCAGGTAGCTTAAAGGGTACACTATTGAGAACGAAATATGATATATGCGCAGAATTTAACGTCAAAAGGGATAAG
This genomic window contains:
- the LOC131333301 gene encoding (+)-neomenthol dehydrogenase-like, with protein sequence MAETVTSTAAANRYAVVTGANKGIGFEICRQLASNGITVVLTARDEKRGTEALEKLKGSGLTDLVVFHQLDVANPSSIASLADFVKNQFGKLDILVNNAGISGVVMDWDAFHASGAAAALANPSTNWNQINWNELMTQTYEGALECLETNYYGAKRMIEAFLPLLQLSDSPRIVNVSSSLGKLKFIPSERVQGVLNDAETLTEDTIHELLNEFLQDFMENSLESKGWPAFHSAYKVSKAAMNAYTRILAKKYPTFRINCVCPGYVKTDITNNSGIFSVEEGAEHPVRLALLLDDGPTGIFFVRKEVASFVE
- the LOC131333297 gene encoding NAD-dependent malic enzyme 59 kDa isoform, mitochondrial isoform X1 — encoded protein: MWRLARSAASNLRRARRFSTCIPGPCIVHKRGADILHDPWFNKDTGFPLTERDRLGLRGLLPPRVISFEQQYVRFMESYHSLEKNTQGQPDGFVSLAKWRILNRLHDRNETLYYRVLIDNIEDFAPIIYTPTVGLVCQNYSGLFRRPRGMYFSAKDKGEMMSMIYNWPAHQVDMIVLTDGSRILGLGDLGVQGIGIPIGKLDMYVAAAGINPQRILPVMLDVGTNNQKLLEDRLYLGLREPRLEGEEYLSIVDEFMEAVHTRWPKAIVQFEDFQMKWAFETLQRYRKRFCMFNDDIQGTAGVALAGLLGTVRTQGWPLADFANQKIVVVGAGSAGLGVLNMAVQAVKRMAGADANPQFFLLDKDGLITNARKVIDPAAAPFAKAPAEIEELGLMEGANLIEVVKKVKPHVLLGLSGVGGVFNEEVLKAMRESDSTKPAIFAMSNPTMNAECTAVDAFKHAGENIVFASGSPFKNVDLGNGKIGHVNQANNMYLFPGIGLGALLSGARLISDGMLQAASECLASYMTDEEIQRGVLYPPIGSIRDITAEVGAAVIRAAVAEELAEGHGDIGPRELRQMSKEATVEHVKHNMWFPVYSPLVHEK
- the LOC131333297 gene encoding NAD-dependent malic enzyme 59 kDa isoform, mitochondrial isoform X2, which translates into the protein MWRLARSAASNLRRARRFSTCIPGPCIVHKRGADILHDPWFNKDTGFPLTERDRLGLRGLLPPRVISFEQQYVRFMESYHSLEKNTQGQPDGFVSLAKWRILNRLHDRNETLYYRVLIDNIEDFAPIIYTPTVGLVCQNYSGLFRRPRGMYFSAKDKGEMMSMIYNWPAHQVDMIVLTDGSRILGLGDLGVQGIGIPIGKLDMYVAAAGINPQRILPVMLDVGTNNQKLLEDRLYLGLREPRLEGEEYLSIVDEFMEAVHTRWPKAIVQFEDFQMKWAFETLQRYRKRFCMFNDDIQGTAGVALAGLLGTVRTQGWPLADFANQKIVVVGAGSAGLGVLNMAVQAVKRMAGADANPQFFLLDKDGLITNARKVIDPAAAPFAKAPAEIEELGLMEGANLIEVVKKVKPHVLLGLSGVGGVFNEEVLKAMRESDSTKPAIFAMSNPTMNAECTAVDAFKHAGENIVFASGSPFKNVDLGNGKIGHVNQANNMYLFPGIGLGALLSGARLISDGMLQAASECLASYMTDEEIQRGVLYPPIGSIRDITAEVGAAVIRAAVAEELAEGHGDIGPRELRQMSKEETVEHVKHNIWFPVYSPLVHEK